From Mytilus edulis chromosome 9, xbMytEdul2.2, whole genome shotgun sequence, the proteins below share one genomic window:
- the LOC139489599 gene encoding uncharacterized protein: MDVLNALLLFSSILFVVSGNKKEEELSKDVVCAGCEAVSKELSKRLAYDSKQNLEKKVPTVLRTVCDEDNFKDTEFSPSKVRAACKQLLKKQKSDITTGLVEHYSKRKQSGSYLDLLQKICIDVTGVCERDTETGKPAEGRVIFNDESQEFEVIMGDNVRMPQPVIKEKDLKYSHDNLVVDEIHSESVKPLKPTMGSHDEL; encoded by the exons ATGGATGTCTTAAATGCTCTGTTGTTGTTTTCTAGCATTCTTTTTGTAGTATCAGGAAATAAGAAAGAAGAGGAATTGTCAAAAG atgtaGTATGTGCTGGATGCGAAGCCGTTTCGAAAG AACTTTCCAAACGATTAGCCTACGATTCTAAACAGAATTTGGAGAAAAAAGTACCAACAGTTTTACGAACAGTATGTGATGAAGATAATTTCAAAGATACAGAATTCAGCCCATCCAAAGTTAGAGCCGCATGTAAACAGCTTCTTA AAAAGCAGAAGTCAGATATCACAACAGGCTTAGTTGAACATTACAGTAAGAGGAAACAGTCAGGGTCTTACTTAGATCTGTTACAGAAAATCTGTATCGATGTTACTGGTGTTTGTGAACGTGACACGGAGACGGGAAAACCAGCG gaGGGTAGAGTTATTTTTAATGACGAAAGCCAAGAGTTTGAGGTTATAATGGGTGATAATGTACGAATGCCTCAGCCGGTCATCAAGGAAAAGGATCTAAAATATTCACATGACAATCTTGTAGTTGATGAAATACACTCAGAGTCAGTTAAACCATTAAAACCGACTATGGGAAGTCACGATGAACTTTAA